In Ovis aries strain OAR_USU_Benz2616 breed Rambouillet chromosome 22, ARS-UI_Ramb_v3.0, whole genome shotgun sequence, the DNA window TGGCTCCTAAGTCTGTCTCCGCTCCAGGCTTTCCTCTCGCCTTCTCCGCCCCTCCCCCGCGCTGTCATTCACCCCGCTCCTCTCCGCTCACAGCCAATGGAGAGACCCGGCCGAAACTGAGAGGCTAGCTCGCACCGGGCTTTTTCGCCCGGTGATTGATGTCCCAGAGTCAACAGCGACCGAGCAGCCGGAGAGGGGAAGGAGCAGCCGGAGAGGGGAAGAATACCGCgccccctctctccttcccctccgcAACCCCCCCCCACTTTAGCCCTTCTGCGCACTTCGCCTCCAAGTCTCCACGCAGCCAGGAGCCGCTGCCGCCTCCGCGCCGCCGCGCGCTGTCCCCGAGCCAAGCACAGAGAGTGCCACCGcccaggcccccccccccccgccgtgGGGCCGGGGTCGGGGGCCAGCATGGAGCACCTGGGTCCGCACCATCTCCACCCGGGCCACGCGGAGCCCATCAGCTTTGGCATCGACCAGATCCTCAACAGCCCAGACCAGGGCGGCTGCATGGGGCCCTCCTCGCGCCTCCAGGACGGAGAATACGGCCTTGGCTGTTTGGTTGGAGGCGCCTACCCTTACGGCGGCGGGGGCCCCGCAGCCgggccgggggccgggggcgCGGGGGCCTATGGCGCTGGAGGCCCGAGTGGCCCGGGTGGctcggcgggcggcggcggcggcgcgtgCAGCATGGGCCCGCTGGCCGGCTCCTACAACGTGAACATGGCCTTGGCGGGCGGCCCCGGTcccggtggcggcggcggcgggggtggcggcggcggcggcgggggcgcgcTGAGTGCTGCGGGAGTGATCCGAGTGCCTGCGCACAGGCCGCTAGCTGGAACGGTGGCCCACCCTCAACCTCTGGCTACCGGTTTGCCCACCGTGTCCTCCGTGCCTGCCGTCCCGGGCGTCAATAACCTCACCGGCCTCACCTTCCCCTGGATGGAGAGTAACCGCAGATACACAAAGGACAGGTTCACAGGTGAGTCCGGCCCGCGCGCGCCCCGCCTGGCCGCGGCCCCGGCTCTCCTCTACCCCTCCTCCGCCCCGGGGCTCCCTGCAGCCCCCTCTGCGCCCGGCCGCCCGGCTCTTCTGGGTGCTTCCCCCAAGTTCAGCCGCCCGCCGCCTCTCTCGCGGAATCGACTCGCTGGAAGAGTTCTCCCAGCCTGGGCCCCTCTCCGTCTCTCCCACAGGACCCCCTGCTCTGAGAAGTTCTGCCTGATCCCCTCTTGGAGTCCCTGGGCCGGTCAGGCGAAGGGAAGGGGTTGTAGCTTCGGGACTACCTTCTGCCGGCA includes these proteins:
- the TLX1 gene encoding T-cell leukemia homeobox protein 1 codes for the protein MEHLGPHHLHPGHAEPISFGIDQILNSPDQGGCMGPSSRLQDGEYGLGCLVGGAYPYGGGGPAAGPGAGGAGAYGAGGPSGPGGSAGGGGGACSMGPLAGSYNVNMALAGGPGPGGGGGGGGGGGGGGALSAAGVIRVPAHRPLAGTVAHPQPLATGLPTVSSVPAVPGVNNLTGLTFPWMESNRRYTKDRFTGHPYQNRTPPKKKKPRTSFTRLQICELEKRFHRQKYLASAERAALAKALKMTDAQVKTWFQNRRTKWRRQTAEEREAERQQANRILLQLQQEAFQKSLAQPLPADPLCVHNSSLFALQNLQPWSDDSTKITSVTSVASACE